Below is a genomic region from Methanobrevibacter ruminantium.
GATTATGGTGAAGCAGGTATGAATGAAAGCATCAAGAACCTGAAGGATGCGGGCATTTATGTTATGGGTGCAGGAAATGATGTCTCTCAAGCGACAGCACCTGTAAGCATTGACTGTGGCGATAGAAAGGTAACCATTTTGAACTATATGGATGCAGATAACTTTCAGGAATATAGGGGAGTAATGGATCCTGCAACAGCTAACAGTTCAGGATACTCAGCATATGATTCAGAGCTTGCCCAAAAACAAGTTCAGGAAGCTCATGATAATGGCTCAAGCATTGTTATCGCATATCTTCACTATGGAAACGAGTATAGCAGAAGCCCTAATGAAAACCAGAAAAAGATATCCCATGAGCTCATCAATGACGGTGCAGATATTGTAATCGGTTCACACACTCATGTAACCCAAGGTGTGGAGATGTACAATGGAAAACCTATTTTCTACAATTTAGGTAATTTCATGTTTGACCAGTCAAATCCTGCTACTCACACATCATATTTCTTGAATTTGGCTTTGCATGAGGATAATTGTACTGTAACCCTTTATCCAACATACTTATCCAACTATTTGCCGCACTTCATGGATGCAGAATCCGGTAAGGCATTGGTAAATGTGTTGAATCCACATTGTGATGAGTTGAAAGTCAATGATGACGGTACTGGTGAATTGACATTTAAATTAGGTAACAATACTTTAAATGCTACAGATTAATATTTTAATATTAATCTTTATTTTTTATATTTTTGATATGACAAAATTTTTATTTTTATTTTTATTTTTTGATGTGATAAAATGCTTGGTGAAATCGAACTTAAAAAACTCTTTCCAGACTTTGAGGATTTGGTTCAGCCATCTGGAATAGACTTGGAACTTGATGAGATATTCATTCAGAAATCTGGAGGTTCATTGATTGACAATGAGAAAAACCTTCCAGAAATTGAGGCTTTAGAAGGTCCTGTTTATACATTAAAACCTCATACTGCCTATTTGGCTTCAATAAAGCGTAAGGTGAAGATTCCTAAGGGATACACCATGCTCTACTTGCCAAGGTCTACCTTGCTCAGGTCTTTTGTTTCTGTTCAGACAGCAGTTGGAGACCCAGGATTCTATGGAACCTTGATGTTCATGATTTACAATCATGGTGATTTTGAATATAAGATCAAATCTGGGGATAGGATAGCTCAAGCTGTTGTTTATCCAGTTGAAGGTTCAGGTGAGTATAACGGTTCCTATCAGGAAGAGGAATGATTAAATAGATTTATATATTCCTAATAATAGAGTATAATTGAAATCTTATGATTTATATTTATTTTTTAAAATAAAGTTAATTTAAATTCTTATTAATTATTTTAGTTGATATTATGGTGGAAATAACAATTGGATTGCCTAAAGGCAGTTTAAATAATGTAAACAGAGGAAATACCCATCAATTATTTGTAGATGCAGGTTATGAAGTAAGAGGGTATGACCCTGGAAATGAATCTTATGAAATTGATATTCTTAATGATGAAGAGATAAGTGCATTTTTGACTCGTCCTCAAAGTACTCCTGTAGAATTGAACAGGGGCATGGTGGATATAGCTATCGTTGGAGAGGACTGGGTTTTGGAAGAGTCTGTTTTAAGTGAAAACGATATAACTAAAATTGGGGACTTGAACTATGGCCAAACCCGTTTGATTGTAGCTGTTCCTAAGGAATCTCCTTATAATGACTTATCTGAATTCTTTAGGGCTAACAAGGATAGGGACACTCCAATCTTATGCTTTACAGAGTATCCTAACCTAACCAGAAAGCACATTATGGAAAATGAGGCATATCAGGAAATCTATGGTGATGCCAGCCCATATGTGCAAGTGAGAGGATTAAGGGATGGAGACAATAAG
It encodes:
- a CDS encoding CapA family protein is translated as MDEGQYDLGHDDVSIAVTGDVMFGRKMPAVLDSGESPFRFVENVTKNADVLLVNFENPVTTSSHAVKGDVPLKANPKYTYLLANANDKVVASQANNHALDYGEAGMNESIKNLKDAGIYVMGAGNDVSQATAPVSIDCGDRKVTILNYMDADNFQEYRGVMDPATANSSGYSAYDSELAQKQVQEAHDNGSSIVIAYLHYGNEYSRSPNENQKKISHELINDGADIVIGSHTHVTQGVEMYNGKPIFYNLGNFMFDQSNPATHTSYFLNLALHEDNCTVTLYPTYLSNYLPHFMDAESGKALVNVLNPHCDELKVNDDGTGELTFKLGNNTLNATD
- a CDS encoding dCTP deaminase yields the protein MLGEIELKKLFPDFEDLVQPSGIDLELDEIFIQKSGGSLIDNEKNLPEIEALEGPVYTLKPHTAYLASIKRKVKIPKGYTMLYLPRSTLLRSFVSVQTAVGDPGFYGTLMFMIYNHGDFEYKIKSGDRIAQAVVYPVEGSGEYNGSYQEEE
- the hisG gene encoding ATP phosphoribosyltransferase, producing MVEITIGLPKGSLNNVNRGNTHQLFVDAGYEVRGYDPGNESYEIDILNDEEISAFLTRPQSTPVELNRGMVDIAIVGEDWVLEESVLSENDITKIGDLNYGQTRLIVAVPKESPYNDLSEFFRANKDRDTPILCFTEYPNLTRKHIMENEAYQEIYGDASPYVQVRGLRDGDNKKVQVINSDGATEVYIAKGADLIVDNTQTGSSLRKAGLKELETILHSSAGLYAGISCDEEKMAKAKMIYEQLLGAVTARKYFDVKFNIANESIEKVSNYLVENKFCSAEPTVNQGSSFSQINVLIPKEHFPEMLDGIRALGASSIIRSDVKQYVI